In the genome of Nocardioides palaemonis, the window GCCAACCACGCGGAGGTGCTGCGCGAGGTGGTGGCCGAGGCCGTGCTGGCCGACCGGGTCGGCGTCGACTACATCGGCCTGGGTGAGCACCACCGCGCCGACTACGCCGTCTCCGCGCCCGACGTGGTGCTCGCGGCGATCGCCGGGCAGACCGAGCGGATCCGGCTCGGCACGGGCGTCACCGTCCTCTCCAGCGACGACCCGATCCGCGTCTACGAGCGGTTCGCGACGCTCGACGCCGTGTCCGGCGGCCGCGCCGAGGTGCAGCTGGGGCGCGGCTCGTTCATCGAGTCGTTCTCGCTGTTCGGTCTCGACCTCGGCGACTACGACCGGCTCTTCGCCGAGAAGCTCGACCTCTTCGCCGCGCTCCAGTCCGAGCAGCCGGTGTCGTGGCAGGGCACGATCCGTCCGCCGGTCGAGGCCAAGCAGGTCTACCCGACCACCGCAGCCGGCCGGCTGCCCGCCTGGATCGCCGTGGGCGGCACGCCCGAGTCGGTGGTGCGCGCGGCGAGGTACGCCATGCCGCTGGTGCTCGCGGTGATCGGCGGGTCGCCCGCGGCGTTCGTGCAGCTCGCCGACCTGCACCGCCGCGCGCTGGCCGAGATGGGCCACCCCGAGCTGCCCATCGGGATGCACTCGCCGGGCCACGTCGCCGCCACCGACGCCGAGGCGCGCGAGCAGCTCTACCCGCACCAGGCCGAGATGTACACGCGCCTGGGCCGCGAGCGCGGCTGGCCGCCGTACTCGCAGATCCAGTTCGAGCAGGCGGCCTCGCCTCAGGGCGCCCTCTTCGTCGGCTCGCCGGACACGGTCGCGGCCAAGGTGGCGTGGGCCGTGCGCACCCTCGGGCTCTCCCGCTTCCAGCTGAAGTACTCCGTCG includes:
- a CDS encoding LLM class flavin-dependent oxidoreductase produces the protein MSRDESYDALGTREHPTLGLDTFGDAPLDGAPANHAEVLREVVAEAVLADRVGVDYIGLGEHHRADYAVSAPDVVLAAIAGQTERIRLGTGVTVLSSDDPIRVYERFATLDAVSGGRAEVQLGRGSFIESFSLFGLDLGDYDRLFAEKLDLFAALQSEQPVSWQGTIRPPVEAKQVYPTTAAGRLPAWIAVGGTPESVVRAARYAMPLVLAVIGGSPAAFVQLADLHRRALAEMGHPELPIGMHSPGHVAATDAEAREQLYPHQAEMYTRLGRERGWPPYSQIQFEQAASPQGALFVGSPDTVAAKVAWAVRTLGLSRFQLKYSVGALPHEQRLESVRLYGEEVVPRVRRLLAED